GGCCGGCACCTACGCCACCCCCCTGGGGGAGATCCGCTTCACCCCGGAGGGTGAGGTGATCCAGAGCCAGTTCTTCGTGGCCCAGGTGCGCATGGATCCGGGCGGGCGCAGCGGACGCTTCGCCCTGCTGAAGTAAGCAACGGGTGGACCTGCTCCAGATCCTGGTCAACGGTCTGTCGGTGGGGGCGGTGTACGGGCTGTTCGCCCTCGGCTACACCCTGGTGTTCTCGGTGCTGGGGGTGATCAACTTCGCCCATGGGGCCGTGTTCACCCTGGGGGCCTACTTCACCTACCTGCTGATCGGCGGCGCGGTGGGGGCCAACGGTCTGCTGGCCGGCTTCCAGCTGCCCTTCGCCCTGCCCTTCTGGGGCGCCCTGCCCCTGGCGGGGCTGGGGGCGGCCCTGGTGGCCCTGCTGGTGGAGCGGGTGGCCTTCCGGCCCCTGCGCCGCCGCCGGGCCGACCCGCTGCTGGCCCTGATCACCAGCCTGGGAGCGGGGGTGATCCTGGTGAACCTGATCCAGCTCCTAGTGGGGGCGGAGAGCTACGCCATCCCCACCAGCGCCCTCGGCGGCCTGCCGGCCTCCTTCCCCCTGCTGGGTGCCCGGGTGCGCACGGTCCAGGCCCTGCTGCTGGGGATCGCCGTGCTGCTGCTCGCCCTGCTCACCCTGTGGCTGGAGGGCAGCCGCAACGGCAAGGGGCTTCAGGCGGTGGCGGAGGACGCCGAAACCGCCCAGCTGCTGGGCATCGACAGCGCGGCCATGGTGCGGCTGGCCTTCGGGCTCAGCGGCTTCCTGGCCGGCGTGGCCGGCGGCCTGGTGGGGCTGAGCGTCAGCATCGCCGGGCCCTACTTCGGCATCGGCTACGGCCTCAAGGGGCTGGCGGTGCTGGTGCTCGGCGGGCTGGGCAGCGTGCCGGGGGCGGTGCTGGGCGGGCTGATCGTCGGGCTGGCGGAGGCCTTCGTGCCGGCCGACTGGTCGGGTTACAAGGATGCGGTCAGCTACGGCTTCCTGTTCCTGGTGCTTCTGCTACG
This genomic stretch from Cyanobium gracile PCC 6307 harbors:
- a CDS encoding branched-chain amino acid ABC transporter permease; translated protein: MDLLQILVNGLSVGAVYGLFALGYTLVFSVLGVINFAHGAVFTLGAYFTYLLIGGAVGANGLLAGFQLPFALPFWGALPLAGLGAALVALLVERVAFRPLRRRRADPLLALITSLGAGVILVNLIQLLVGAESYAIPTSALGGLPASFPLLGARVRTVQALLLGIAVLLLALLTLWLEGSRNGKGLQAVAEDAETAQLLGIDSAAMVRLAFGLSGFLAGVAGGLVGLSVSIAGPYFGIGYGLKGLAVLVLGGLGSVPGAVLGGLIVGLAEAFVPADWSGYKDAVSYGFLFLVLLLRPRGLLGRPLPTKV